In Opitutus sp., one genomic interval encodes:
- a CDS encoding HDIG domain-containing protein, with the protein MIPFLAKLIEGNQPRTRKTATVSGTVEFLETNRLVTLLIFAATAAAIATISFVGISSATLPVLPNQVANIRILASAPFSYPSAEKTRLAGEHIRDRLPPIYRLDLDALIQFQGHMRELVTLMDEFERTHPTGAVLPAKRKDDFAALVATFNALGPYQVSVPDLAILFAAGPSATRAALVETGLRVLSEIHHEGIQDVRTLGVEGAEMLTVSQIVNADGSIARHASVSVEQAFNTLRINLGVETGGRDLGLPLYRIFRNGITANLIFDHAATRRLQEKALRDIKPVIVEVARGQTLIEPGVRVTAEQYEMLTAHRQYLLAHGDISLEENMQLFGRVLLVLAMLVASIFYIRIEDPETLRSNGRLALLALVVIFNLALVRASYALGSLPFFVNDSVAGSLLPYFAPVAIAPLIVAILINAGSAIFMALFVSIFTSLIYGNRLDLLVLTFLSSVVAIFWGSHTRKRGNVVRASSFAGLTVAVFALLIGVIDRLEALTIAKHMVAGLATGLLTGVVVVGLLPVLEGLFKRTTDITLLELTDYNHPLLRLMQLEAPGTYHHSLVVAQLAENAAAEIGANPLLARVCALFHDIGKTEKPEYFTENQRDGVNPHDSSNPSLSALIIKSHVKDGVDIAIKHKLPRAVIDVISQHHGTSLIRYFYNRAVSHTRQSGTTAHTASNPSRDPFTSTAPGLDAVPVCETTYRYDGPRPRFKESAIIHLADGVEAASRSLRKVTPQHLGEIIDQIFHHRIEDGQLDEAPITFDELSRIKTSFTFTLLNMLHGRVTYPAAEEPGEVQRTK; encoded by the coding sequence ATGATCCCCTTTCTCGCCAAGCTCATCGAGGGCAACCAACCCCGTACCCGCAAGACCGCCACGGTCTCCGGAACGGTGGAATTCCTGGAAACCAACCGCCTCGTCACCCTGCTGATATTTGCGGCCACAGCAGCGGCCATTGCCACCATCAGTTTCGTCGGCATTTCGAGCGCCACTCTGCCGGTCCTGCCCAATCAGGTGGCCAACATCCGCATCCTCGCCAGCGCCCCGTTTAGTTATCCCAGCGCCGAAAAAACCCGCCTCGCCGGCGAGCATATCCGCGATCGCCTGCCGCCCATTTACCGCCTCGATTTGGATGCACTGATCCAATTCCAAGGTCATATGCGCGAACTCGTCACCCTGATGGATGAGTTTGAGCGCACCCACCCCACCGGAGCGGTGCTGCCAGCCAAACGCAAAGACGACTTCGCCGCCCTCGTGGCGACTTTCAACGCCCTTGGGCCCTACCAAGTCTCCGTTCCCGACTTAGCCATCCTCTTTGCAGCTGGGCCCAGCGCCACCCGCGCCGCCCTCGTCGAGACCGGCCTGCGGGTCCTTAGCGAGATCCACCATGAGGGCATCCAGGACGTGCGCACGTTGGGCGTGGAGGGAGCCGAGATGCTGACCGTTTCCCAAATCGTCAATGCCGACGGCTCGATCGCCCGCCACGCCTCAGTGTCGGTTGAACAGGCCTTTAACACCCTTCGTATCAACTTGGGGGTTGAAACAGGCGGTCGCGATCTAGGCCTGCCCCTGTACCGGATTTTCCGCAACGGCATCACCGCCAACCTCATTTTCGACCATGCCGCCACCCGTAGGCTGCAGGAAAAGGCACTGCGCGACATCAAGCCGGTCATCGTTGAAGTCGCCCGCGGCCAAACGTTGATCGAGCCCGGGGTGCGCGTCACCGCCGAACAATACGAGATGCTCACCGCGCACCGCCAATACCTGCTCGCCCACGGCGACATCTCCCTGGAGGAAAACATGCAGCTGTTTGGCCGCGTGCTGCTCGTGCTCGCCATGCTCGTGGCCAGCATCTTTTACATCCGCATCGAGGATCCGGAAACCCTTCGCAGCAACGGCCGCCTCGCCCTGCTCGCCCTGGTGGTCATCTTCAACTTGGCTCTCGTCCGTGCCAGTTATGCGCTGGGCAGCCTGCCCTTTTTCGTGAACGACTCGGTGGCCGGCTCGTTGCTGCCCTACTTCGCCCCCGTGGCGATCGCGCCCTTAATCGTGGCCATCCTGATCAACGCCGGCTCGGCCATTTTCATGGCCCTGTTCGTCTCGATTTTCACCAGCCTTATTTATGGCAACCGCCTCGACCTGCTGGTGCTCACCTTCCTTTCCTCGGTCGTTGCCATTTTCTGGGGCAGTCACACACGCAAGCGCGGCAACGTCGTGCGCGCCTCCAGTTTCGCCGGCCTGACCGTGGCCGTCTTTGCCCTTTTGATCGGCGTTATCGACCGCCTTGAGGCCCTCACCATTGCCAAACACATGGTCGCCGGCCTTGCCACCGGTCTACTCACCGGCGTGGTCGTCGTCGGCCTGTTACCCGTGCTCGAAGGGCTTTTTAAGCGCACCACCGACATCACCCTGCTCGAACTCACCGACTACAATCACCCGCTGCTTCGCCTCATGCAGCTGGAAGCGCCCGGCACTTACCACCACTCCTTGGTGGTTGCTCAACTGGCCGAAAACGCCGCCGCCGAGATCGGCGCCAACCCGCTGCTGGCCCGTGTTTGCGCGCTGTTTCACGACATCGGTAAAACCGAGAAACCCGAGTACTTCACCGAAAACCAGCGCGACGGCGTCAACCCGCACGACTCCAGCAACCCGTCGCTGTCCGCCTTGATCATCAAAAGCCACGTCAAAGACGGCGTGGATATAGCGATCAAACACAAGCTGCCCCGCGCCGTCATCGATGTGATTTCGCAGCACCACGGCACCAGCCTGATTCGCTATTTTTATAACCGTGCGGTCAGCCACACGCGGCAGTCGGGCACCACCGCCCACACCGCGTCCAACCCATCCCGCGACCCGTTCACCTCCACCGCGCCTGGGCTCGACGCGGTCCCCGTCTGTGAAACCACCTACCGCTACGACGGACCCCGGCCACGGTTCAAGGAAAGCGCGATCATCCACCTCGCTGACGGCGTCGAGGCCGCTTCACGCTCACTGCGCAAAGTCACCCCTCAGCACCTAGGCGAAATCATCGACCAGATTTTCCACCACCGCATAGAGGACGGCCAACTCGACGAAGCCCCGATCACCTTCGACGAACTCTCCCGGATCAAGACCAGCTTCACCTTCACCCTGCTCAACATGCTCCACGGCCGCGTGACCTACCCCGCCGCCGAGGAACCCGGCGAAGTTCAACGAACCAAGTAA
- the ybeY gene encoding rRNA maturation RNase YbeY, translated as MSRPLDILNSHPRLRIDKKAIGRVIATLDAHADKFRGGCPAGELSLAFMNDAKLAQLHADFLDDPTTTDVITFEGQPEFGVAGEICVSADTAASYAKENARDFSEELTLYVVHGWLHLAGYDDLQPAKKRLMRAAEARAMKLLHAAEAVPSFALTPLPNRSRSLTPTRSPARSVSGRRAPKQGANANAEENE; from the coding sequence ATGTCTCGCCCCCTCGACATCCTCAATTCACACCCGCGCCTGCGGATCGACAAAAAGGCCATCGGCCGCGTCATCGCCACCCTCGATGCCCACGCCGACAAATTCCGTGGCGGTTGCCCTGCCGGCGAACTCTCCCTCGCCTTCATGAACGACGCGAAACTGGCCCAGCTCCACGCCGACTTCCTCGACGACCCGACCACCACCGACGTCATCACCTTCGAGGGACAGCCCGAGTTTGGCGTCGCCGGCGAGATCTGCGTTTCCGCCGACACCGCCGCTTCCTATGCGAAGGAAAACGCCCGCGATTTCAGCGAGGAACTGACCCTTTACGTGGTTCACGGCTGGCTCCACCTCGCCGGCTACGACGACCTCCAGCCAGCCAAAAAACGCCTCATGCGCGCCGCCGAAGCCCGTGCGATGAAACTGCTCCACGCCGCCGAAGCGGTGCCAAGTTTCGCCCTCACGCCGCTTCCGAATCGTTCTCGTTCTCTTACTCCTACTCGTTCTCCTGCCCGATCCGTATCCGGCCGCCGCGCGCCAAAACAAGGCGCGAACGCAAACGCAGAAGAGAACGAGTAA
- a CDS encoding IS630 family transposase, which yields MRKAAPVNLKEEQKAELSAWAKRGGTPQKHAQRCRIVLLAAEGNGNEWIGNKLGMSRQKVARWRGRYLESGLPGLLRDRAGRGRRAKIKPEDKAELIRRTLEETPPMATQWSTRRMAAVSGLAASSVGLIWRNHGVKPHLVRGFKLSKDKRFVEKLEEIVGLYLNAPEHALVLCCDEKSQIQALDRSQPGLPLRQGKVATQTHDYKRHGTTTLFAALNMADGKVIGTCQKRHRHQEWLKFLRLIDASTPPDKPLHLIVDNYATHKHEKVRRWLAKHPRFTIHFTPTSASWLNMVERFFRDLTVNRLRRSIFRSLDELLAAIETYLADHNRSPKPFIWTAKASDILAKVQRARSSINNK from the coding sequence ATGAGAAAAGCAGCCCCAGTTAATTTGAAGGAGGAGCAGAAGGCCGAATTGAGCGCATGGGCGAAACGAGGCGGCACACCGCAGAAGCATGCCCAGCGGTGCCGGATCGTGCTGCTTGCCGCTGAAGGCAACGGCAACGAATGGATCGGCAATAAGTTGGGAATGAGTCGGCAGAAGGTGGCGCGCTGGCGGGGGCGTTATTTGGAGTCGGGGTTGCCGGGACTGCTACGGGACCGTGCCGGGCGAGGTCGTCGCGCCAAGATCAAGCCGGAGGACAAGGCCGAACTGATACGGCGCACACTGGAGGAAACACCTCCCATGGCGACACAGTGGAGCACGCGGCGCATGGCGGCAGTCAGCGGACTGGCCGCCAGCAGCGTAGGCTTGATCTGGCGCAACCACGGAGTGAAACCGCACCTGGTGCGGGGCTTCAAATTATCGAAGGACAAGCGCTTTGTGGAGAAGCTCGAGGAGATCGTCGGGCTCTATCTCAACGCCCCCGAGCACGCCTTGGTTTTGTGCTGCGATGAAAAAAGCCAGATCCAAGCTCTGGACCGCAGCCAACCCGGCCTGCCTTTGCGACAAGGCAAGGTGGCAACCCAAACCCACGACTATAAGCGTCACGGCACCACAACACTCTTCGCCGCCCTCAATATGGCCGACGGAAAGGTCATCGGTACCTGCCAAAAACGCCACCGCCATCAGGAATGGTTGAAGTTCCTGCGCCTGATCGACGCGAGCACCCCGCCCGACAAGCCCCTGCACCTCATCGTCGACAACTATGCCACCCACAAGCACGAGAAGGTCCGCCGCTGGCTGGCCAAGCACCCTCGTTTCACGATCCACTTTACCCCAACGTCGGCTTCCTGGCTGAACATGGTCGAACGCTTTTTCCGTGATCTTACCGTCAATCGCCTCCGCCGCAGCATCTTCAGGAGCCTCGACGAACTGCTCGCTGCCATCGAAACCTACTTGGCCGATCATAACCGCTCGCCCAAACCCTTCATCTGGACTGCCAAGGCCTCCGACATCCTCGCCAAGGTTCAGCGCGCCCGCTCATCGATCAATAATAAGTAG
- a CDS encoding type II toxin-antitoxin system VapC family toxin, which produces MPSALVAVDTNFLLDLALPRDVAHDALEVIRQRIPGAKIVILPTVLDELDYLCHDAPDATTRRLARHALENMVREWKFHPKVLTDVGRDIIESIGDKLRARGIVPEAERNDSYLIAEAALAGCDFLVSSDSHVRDADRTKLAITLKGCDVGVVVVCTPREIVTRFGGK; this is translated from the coding sequence ATGCCGTCAGCACTGGTCGCCGTTGATACCAATTTCCTGCTGGATTTAGCCCTTCCCCGTGACGTCGCCCACGACGCGCTGGAGGTTATTCGGCAGAGAATTCCCGGGGCTAAAATCGTGATCTTGCCCACCGTGCTCGATGAACTCGATTACCTCTGTCACGATGCCCCCGATGCAACCACCCGCCGACTCGCTCGTCATGCGCTGGAGAACATGGTTAGGGAGTGGAAGTTTCACCCCAAGGTGCTCACCGATGTGGGCCGCGACATCATCGAATCCATCGGCGACAAGCTTCGGGCCCGGGGGATAGTCCCCGAGGCCGAGCGCAATGACTCCTACCTCATCGCCGAAGCCGCCCTCGCCGGATGCGATTTCCTGGTTTCGAGCGACAGCCATGTGCGCGACGCGGATCGGACCAAGTTGGCTATCACCCTGAAGGGCTGCGACGTCGGCGTCGTCGTGGTGTGCACGCCGAGGGAAATTGTGACCCGCTTTGGCGGGAAATAA
- a CDS encoding helicase, with the protein MTFDLDQRTASLSIGEFAAFTIGPREPSDHTGPQGLWRARLGTRWHQELRATASVATPATTFEVPLTGQVFHGGWTLTLTGRIDQFLPAAGNNHAVLREIKTTLDPIPAPEEDLRAAHPEYFAQLASYLALRRIADPTEKIRGELVFVEAGSGLSQTIVFTANDEAPFRVQLERVAEFLNLRLKARERLRHLDYRAAFADLREGQQTTQADLAAALAAQRHVLFTAPTGFGKTGALLECALEAMKSGRYSRLLYLTSKATGQLQVIRTLQAMTQPSAKCPPLGDTLTDNRGLISKPQCHLIGDTVVEKTDAKTPIALWHVRPKHEHCLTPKCFCDRRELNHPASVAQRWAQAGLAHFYLFEDSARDLPTLRTAGRSAQICPYEITRTSLAFQDVWVGDYNYVFAPANRTLFYNQPGFNPAETLLIIDEAHNLPSRAADARSHTLLADDTRRVLSELDHGRAPAPLIRDWETWTLLLTSIEPCEALDLDLEDDIADALRRLADTLTLHPPGIDDLERPVRDLLWQIPVLAEWFNAPFPKLVWSPRAGELRLTCLDAALPTGEILNEYAGVVFATATPGPATTFAEACGLADPSPKLLATSSKLQALSSKLPAPSSQLPANSSKLLAVSAKTPWRDAAYEIAYDVRVDTTYQQRARHAGTTADTIAALHAASEKSAQLSAPRSQPGPGSAVAVFFPSYAYAEAIEQTLNRSHPYLRVALQPRLSDLAAQTAWVDESLAFTDALFLVLGSSFAEGIDTLGGRISHAMVVGPALPEVNAVQKARLAALTGYSRESAFQRVYQVPGIQKVNQALGRLVRAPGQRAKVILQCRRFLEPAYAALLDRDYQFGATLSTDTELARWLG; encoded by the coding sequence ATGACCTTCGACCTCGATCAACGCACCGCTTCGCTGAGCATCGGCGAATTCGCGGCGTTCACCATCGGTCCGCGCGAACCCTCCGATCACACCGGCCCGCAAGGCCTGTGGCGCGCCCGCCTCGGCACTCGTTGGCACCAGGAGCTCCGCGCCACCGCCTCGGTGGCCACGCCAGCGACCACCTTCGAAGTCCCCCTAACCGGGCAGGTTTTCCATGGCGGCTGGACGCTCACCCTTACCGGCCGTATCGACCAGTTTTTGCCGGCCGCCGGAAACAATCACGCGGTCCTGCGCGAAATCAAAACCACCCTCGATCCGATCCCTGCCCCCGAGGAAGATCTTCGCGCAGCGCACCCCGAGTATTTCGCCCAACTCGCCTCCTACCTTGCGCTCCGCCGCATCGCCGACCCTACGGAGAAAATCCGCGGCGAGCTGGTGTTTGTCGAAGCCGGCAGCGGCCTGAGCCAGACCATCGTTTTCACGGCGAACGACGAAGCGCCCTTCCGAGTGCAACTGGAGCGGGTGGCGGAGTTTTTAAACCTCCGGTTAAAAGCGCGCGAACGCCTCCGCCACCTCGATTACCGTGCCGCCTTCGCCGACCTGCGCGAAGGCCAGCAAACCACCCAAGCCGACCTCGCCGCCGCGTTGGCCGCGCAGCGCCACGTCCTGTTCACGGCGCCGACCGGCTTCGGCAAAACCGGTGCGCTTCTGGAGTGCGCCCTCGAGGCGATGAAGTCCGGCCGCTACTCGCGCCTGCTCTACCTCACCAGCAAAGCCACCGGCCAACTCCAGGTCATCCGCACGCTTCAGGCCATGACCCAACCCAGCGCAAAGTGTCCCCCATTAGGTGACACCTTGACCGACAATAGAGGGTTAATATCCAAACCACAGTGTCACCTAATAGGTGACACTGTGGTTGAGAAGACGGATGCGAAAACGCCGATCGCCCTTTGGCATGTGCGCCCCAAACACGAGCACTGCCTTACGCCCAAATGCTTCTGCGATCGGCGCGAGCTTAACCACCCTGCATCCGTGGCCCAGCGTTGGGCGCAGGCGGGTTTGGCCCATTTTTATCTCTTCGAGGACTCGGCCCGCGACCTGCCCACGCTGCGCACCGCCGGCCGCTCCGCCCAAATCTGCCCCTACGAAATCACCCGCACCTCCCTAGCTTTTCAGGACGTCTGGGTCGGCGACTACAACTACGTCTTCGCGCCGGCCAACCGCACGCTCTTCTACAATCAGCCCGGCTTTAACCCCGCCGAGACGCTCCTGATCATCGACGAGGCGCACAACCTCCCCAGCCGCGCCGCCGACGCGCGCTCCCACACTCTTTTAGCCGACGACACCCGCCGCGTCCTCAGTGAACTTGACCACGGCCGCGCCCCCGCCCCGCTGATACGCGATTGGGAAACGTGGACGCTTTTACTGACTTCCATCGAGCCCTGCGAGGCCCTCGATCTCGACCTAGAGGACGACATCGCCGACGCCCTGCGCCGATTGGCCGACACCCTCACGCTGCACCCGCCAGGCATCGACGATTTGGAACGGCCCGTGCGCGACCTGCTCTGGCAAATTCCAGTTTTGGCGGAGTGGTTTAACGCCCCCTTTCCAAAACTGGTGTGGAGCCCCCGCGCCGGCGAACTGCGCCTGACTTGCTTGGATGCGGCACTCCCGACTGGTGAAATTTTAAACGAATACGCCGGCGTGGTTTTCGCCACCGCCACCCCCGGCCCCGCCACCACCTTCGCCGAAGCCTGCGGCCTCGCCGATCCCAGCCCCAAGCTCCTCGCTACGAGCTCCAAGCTCCAAGCTCTCAGCTCCAAGCTCCCAGCTCCAAGCTCTCAGCTCCCAGCTAACAGCTCCAAACTCCTCGCCGTGAGCGCCAAAACCCCGTGGCGCGACGCCGCCTACGAGATCGCCTACGACGTACGTGTGGACACGACCTACCAACAACGCGCCCGCCACGCCGGCACCACCGCCGACACCATCGCCGCGCTCCACGCCGCCTCCGAAAAAAGCGCGCAGCTCTCAGCTCCCCGCTCGCAGCCCGGCCCCGGTTCGGCCGTGGCGGTCTTTTTCCCCAGCTACGCCTACGCCGAGGCGATCGAACAAACACTCAACCGATCACACCCCTATTTACGCGTGGCGTTGCAACCGCGACTCTCTGACCTGGCGGCGCAAACCGCGTGGGTGGACGAATCCCTCGCGTTCACCGACGCCCTTTTTCTCGTGCTCGGCAGCAGTTTTGCAGAGGGAATCGACACCCTTGGCGGCCGGATCAGCCACGCCATGGTGGTCGGCCCAGCCCTGCCCGAGGTCAACGCGGTGCAAAAAGCCCGCCTCGCCGCACTCACGGGCTACAGCCGCGAAAGCGCATTCCAACGCGTTTACCAAGTTCCGGGTATCCAAAAAGTAAATCAGGCGCTGGGGCGACTCGTCCGCGCGCCCGGCCAACGCGCCAAGGTCATTCTGCAATGCCGGCGCTTTCTGGAGCCGGCGTACGCGGCGCTGCTCGACCGCGACTACCAATTCGGTGCCACCTTAAGCACGGATACGGAACTCGCACGCTGGCTCGGCTGA
- a CDS encoding GTP-binding protein produces MSNATPAPAPAPIPVTVLTGFLGAGKTTLLNRILTEQHGKKLAVIENEFGEVGVDNQLVISSEEELFEMNNGCICCTVRGDLIRILGRLMKRKDRLDGILIETTGLADPGPVAQTFFTDDEMRARYRLDSIVTVVDAKHILLHLDDADEAQKQIAFADVIILNKTDLVASADLDLLEKRIHKMNAAAKIHRTQNAAIDLKHVLNVGGFNLSRATELNPQFLEPTYPFEWAGAYALPAGEHQIEIGHAPGEECSHDHGHAHDCGHDHGTENELDLVIMPVKSLEAKDLDAAREAAVHVFADWETVLKAGDTVVPGASLHRLQLTEGYARFALKIAKAGLFVAYEQHGEIAFHIEVNGDTVKPSWQQDFAPAHTHNDAVTSVGITTPGDLDGKRLNDWIGELLKTKGNDIYRCKGVLSVKGSPNRMVFQGVHMLFDAKFDAPCGASPRTNTLVFIGKNLDRAALTEGFKSCLV; encoded by the coding sequence ATGTCCAACGCCACGCCCGCTCCTGCTCCTGCGCCCATTCCCGTCACCGTGCTCACCGGCTTCCTCGGCGCCGGCAAGACCACGCTGCTCAACCGCATCCTCACCGAGCAGCATGGCAAAAAGCTCGCCGTGATCGAAAACGAGTTCGGCGAGGTCGGCGTGGACAACCAGTTGGTCATCAGTTCCGAGGAGGAGCTCTTTGAGATGAACAACGGCTGCATCTGCTGCACCGTGCGCGGCGACCTCATCCGCATCCTCGGCCGCCTGATGAAGCGCAAGGACCGCCTCGATGGCATCCTCATCGAAACCACCGGTTTGGCCGACCCCGGCCCGGTCGCGCAGACCTTTTTCACCGATGACGAGATGCGAGCCCGCTACCGCCTCGACAGCATTGTGACGGTGGTGGACGCCAAACACATCTTGCTCCACCTCGACGATGCCGACGAAGCCCAGAAGCAAATCGCCTTCGCCGACGTGATCATTCTCAACAAGACCGATCTCGTCGCATCCGCCGACCTCGACCTCCTCGAAAAGCGCATCCACAAGATGAATGCGGCGGCCAAAATCCACCGCACGCAGAATGCCGCGATCGACCTCAAACACGTGCTCAACGTCGGCGGTTTTAACCTCTCCCGCGCCACCGAGCTGAACCCCCAGTTCCTCGAACCCACGTATCCGTTTGAGTGGGCTGGTGCCTACGCCCTGCCGGCGGGCGAGCACCAGATCGAGATCGGCCACGCTCCCGGTGAAGAATGCTCCCACGATCATGGCCACGCCCACGATTGCGGGCACGATCACGGCACCGAGAACGAACTCGATCTCGTGATCATGCCGGTCAAGTCGCTCGAAGCCAAAGATCTCGACGCCGCCCGCGAGGCTGCCGTGCACGTGTTTGCCGACTGGGAAACCGTGCTCAAAGCCGGCGACACTGTGGTGCCCGGCGCCTCGTTGCACCGCCTGCAGCTCACGGAAGGTTACGCCCGTTTTGCGCTTAAAATCGCCAAGGCTGGGCTCTTCGTGGCCTACGAACAGCACGGCGAGATCGCCTTCCACATCGAAGTGAACGGCGACACCGTTAAGCCCTCCTGGCAGCAGGATTTCGCCCCTGCCCACACGCACAACGACGCGGTGACCTCGGTGGGCATCACCACCCCGGGCGACCTGGACGGCAAGCGCCTCAACGACTGGATCGGCGAGTTGTTAAAAACCAAGGGCAACGACATTTACCGCTGCAAGGGCGTGTTGTCGGTGAAGGGTTCGCCCAACCGCATGGTTTTCCAAGGCGTACACATGCTCTTCGACGCTAAGTTCGACGCACCCTGTGGTGCGTCGCCGCGGACGAACACGCTGGTTTTCATCGGCAAAAACCTCGACCGCGCCGCGTTAACCGAAGGGTTTAAGTCCTGCTTGGTGTGA
- the pyk gene encoding pyruvate kinase, producing MSTVPSLRRTKIIFTLGPASQTEEMLEKLILAGADVARLNMAHGNHEWTRMVIRRIRAVSKRVGREIAIMMDIKGPEIRTGDVDSPIELKVGETFDFTVKPGDRDGGEEIRSVNVNYKDIVNDIKIGDIVLVDSGLMRFEVLEKKDNHIRCKVLTPGALSSRRHINLPGVKVNLPAFTEKDRLDTLVGIEEGIDFVALSFVREAQDIVHLRKFLADHNSKAKIIAKIEDQTAIANLDEIINETDALMVARGDLGIECPLEDLPVIQRRAVKSCFNAGKPVIIATHTLESMISSPVPTRAEITDVANAVYEKADCVMLSGETTVGKYPLECVQTLDRIARRIEQEGPFVFAEPNFVKGDKLKLLHAAVQLAHQMPDTGLLTFTRQGNMAGGLAALRPNLAPIYAMTNSVETLRQLRLLRSVEPFLLEHQAHPNRTVEGALALLTKTGHVKVGDKLIVATDMITAERLVDSIQLRVVI from the coding sequence ATGTCAACCGTTCCTTCACTTCGCCGCACCAAGATCATCTTTACGCTCGGGCCCGCGTCCCAGACCGAGGAAATGCTCGAAAAGCTCATTCTCGCAGGCGCCGATGTCGCCCGCCTGAACATGGCTCACGGTAATCACGAATGGACTCGTATGGTCATCCGCCGTATCCGCGCCGTTTCCAAGCGCGTTGGCCGCGAGATCGCCATCATGATGGACATCAAGGGCCCCGAGATCCGCACCGGCGATGTGGATTCGCCCATCGAACTCAAGGTTGGCGAAACTTTTGACTTCACCGTGAAGCCCGGCGACCGCGATGGCGGCGAGGAAATCCGCTCGGTTAACGTCAACTACAAGGACATCGTCAACGACATCAAAATCGGTGACATTGTGCTGGTTGACAGCGGCCTGATGCGCTTCGAGGTGCTCGAAAAGAAGGATAACCACATCCGCTGCAAAGTGCTCACCCCGGGTGCGCTCAGCTCGCGCCGCCACATCAATTTACCTGGCGTCAAAGTGAACCTGCCGGCCTTCACCGAGAAGGACCGCCTCGACACCCTCGTCGGCATTGAGGAAGGCATCGACTTCGTCGCTTTGTCGTTTGTGCGCGAAGCCCAAGATATTGTGCATCTGCGCAAGTTCCTCGCTGATCATAACTCCAAGGCCAAGATCATCGCCAAGATCGAAGATCAAACCGCTATCGCCAACCTCGACGAGATCATCAACGAGACCGACGCCCTGATGGTGGCCCGCGGCGACCTCGGTATCGAGTGCCCGTTGGAAGACTTGCCCGTCATTCAGCGCCGCGCCGTTAAGTCCTGTTTCAATGCCGGCAAACCGGTGATCATCGCCACGCACACCCTCGAATCGATGATTTCCAGCCCGGTGCCTACCCGCGCCGAGATCACCGACGTCGCCAATGCCGTTTACGAAAAAGCCGACTGCGTGATGCTCTCCGGCGAGACCACCGTGGGTAAATACCCGCTCGAGTGCGTGCAAACACTCGACCGCATCGCCCGCCGCATCGAGCAGGAAGGCCCGTTCGTTTTTGCCGAGCCTAACTTTGTCAAAGGCGACAAGCTTAAGCTGCTCCATGCCGCCGTTCAGCTTGCCCACCAGATGCCTGACACTGGTCTCCTGACCTTCACCCGCCAAGGTAACATGGCCGGTGGTCTCGCCGCGCTCCGTCCGAACTTGGCCCCGATCTACGCGATGACCAACTCGGTGGAAACCCTCCGCCAGCTCCGTCTTCTGCGCAGCGTCGAGCCGTTCCTCCTCGAGCACCAGGCTCACCCCAACCGCACCGTCGAAGGCGCGCTGGCGCTTCTCACCAAGACCGGCCACGTCAAGGTCGGTGACAAACTCATTGTCGCCACCGATATGATCACCGCCGAGCGCTTGGTCGATTCGATCCAGCTGCGCGTCGTGATCTAA
- a CDS encoding MBL fold metallo-hydrolase produces the protein MAMCFRILGSGSSGNCAVLRTDQARVLIDAGFAQRKLRDLLREAGESLEQIDAVFLTHEHGDHAAGIEGLKKFPHIPVFANAATARAVQSKLDHKVDWRLFETGARFAFRDLEIESFHVPHDAQEPVGFTFSHGHEGDLLTPRRRLAWLTDLGHAPQHLHERIRDVDVVVVESNHCPRLLDADMKRPWPTKQRIAGRHGHLSNEQMRELLESVASPRWQQVFFIHLSGDCNSAAAIDAALVGLRARLSCQFHIVASGAGAAVCNL, from the coding sequence ATGGCGATGTGCTTTAGAATCCTCGGCAGCGGTAGTTCGGGTAATTGCGCCGTGTTGCGGACCGATCAGGCACGCGTGCTCATCGACGCCGGTTTCGCTCAGCGGAAGCTCCGCGATCTGCTGCGCGAGGCCGGCGAATCCCTTGAACAGATCGACGCGGTTTTCCTCACCCACGAACACGGCGACCATGCGGCCGGCATCGAGGGGCTGAAAAAATTTCCGCATATTCCTGTGTTTGCCAACGCCGCCACTGCCCGCGCCGTGCAGTCTAAGCTGGATCACAAGGTAGACTGGCGGTTGTTCGAAACCGGCGCGCGTTTCGCTTTCCGCGATTTGGAGATCGAGAGTTTTCACGTGCCGCACGATGCCCAAGAGCCGGTGGGCTTTACCTTTTCGCACGGGCACGAGGGAGATCTTCTGACACCGCGCCGGCGCCTGGCCTGGTTAACCGATCTCGGCCACGCACCCCAGCACCTCCATGAACGCATCCGCGACGTCGACGTGGTCGTGGTGGAGAGCAACCACTGCCCGCGCCTGCTCGATGCCGACATGAAGCGGCCCTGGCCAACCAAGCAGCGTATCGCCGGCCGCCATGGGCATTTGTCCAACGAACAGATGCGCGAACTGCTGGAGTCGGTCGCCAGCCCGCGTTGGCAGCAGGTTTTTTTCATCCACCTTTCGGGCGACTGTAATAGCGCCGCGGCCATCGACGCCGCACTCGTCGGCCTGCGCGCCCGTCTGAGTTGCCAGTTTCATATTGTTGCCTCCGGGGCTGGCGCCGCGGTCTGTAACCTATAA